A DNA window from Solanum lycopersicum chromosome 3, SLM_r2.1 contains the following coding sequences:
- the LOC543641 gene encoding probable LRR receptor-like serine/threonine-protein kinase At1g53430 isoform X4 — protein sequence MSSLKKISLCKNMFDGIIPPNLKSLESLEILELSYNLLSGNISELGGIGTLTELNLADNQLSGELPDSLTSFVNLEELQLQNNEFVGGLPSSFYSLVNLKTFDVRGNNLSGKIPDFTEGWKNLLIMNLMGNNFSSPLPHKFSELKNLAQLYISDLVEEHSSPLVGEHSFPDLSKMKSLKTLTLRNCSLNTGIPDWIWTIPHLEYLDLSFNNLSGVIPDTVQESLKFIFLRKNKFTGRIPAWADHHPYVDLSENHFNLSLKNTKNHNFNQFACCLNETEEVAKRNQVDLHCRNGAQLNDHLYINCGGVSASVYGNVYEADVQEEGGSTFFMSNNLNWGYSSMGTSLWAKRDRYTLNDVCEVHTGEAELYGTARLSSISLKYYGFCLVPGTYKVILHFADISKRKHRLSHGKTRRVFDIEIQGIKVEPNFNIEAEGEGQAVNEPITKEYSAEVHNNLLEIHLYWSGKGSILYPSDNYGPLISAITVTLDQSHLSLGVLVGISGSALLFLILFIVFSSMYQEKLRREESIEFYPGGLYNYRKIKAATNNFDDKNRLGEGGFGTVYKGTLSNGAAIAVKKLSTTEEGMNEFMEKSRRITGMKHPNLVTLMGCCAGKNKFLFIYEYIGTKSLQDALFGPEELRPPLDWPTRYRICLGVAEGLSFLHEGSKHKIIHGNIKAENILLDDDLNPKIYDFGFAKIYQKQKSEGTMSYLAPEVKNRALEANADVYSFGVVMLILFSRRRISTPGAGGGDREYLVDQAQIMNRKGHLLNLLEDIQNCDWVEADIVLRLAIQCIDTPPFRPTMSEVVEVLRKERSIETILNKSKGDCSAEEQH from the exons ATGAGCtccttaaaaaaaat TTCTTTGTGCAAAAACATGTTCGACGGAATAATACCTCCAAATTTGAAGTCTCTCGAATCTTTGGAAATATT AGAGTTGAGCTATAATTTATTATCAGGGAACATATCTGAGCTGGGAGGAATTGGGACCCTCACCGAATT GAACCTGGCGGATAATCAACTCTCGGGTGAACTCCCGGATAGCCTCACAAGTTTCGTGAATCTTGAGGAGTT GCAGTTGCAGAACAATGAATTTGTTGGTGGCTTGCCGTCGAGCTTCTATAGTTTGGTGAACCTGAAAACTTT CGATGTGCGAGGGAACAACCTCAGTGGAAAAATCCCGGATTTTACCGAAGGGTGGAAAAATCTGCTTATCAT GAATCTGATGGGGAACAATTTTTCTTCACCATTGCCTCACAAGTTCTCAGAGCTGAAGAATCTAGCACAATT GTATATCAGTGACTTAGTTGAAGAACACTCATCTCCGTTAGTTGGAGAACACTCATTTCCAGATTTATCGAAAatgaaatctttgaaaacttt GACATTGAGGAATTGCTCACTAAATACCGGAATCCCTGATTGGATATGGACAATACCTCACCTAGAGTATCT GGACTTGAGTTTTAATAATTTGTCTGGTGTAATTCCAGATACTGTTCAGGAATCACTGAAATTTAT AtttctaagaaaaaataaattcactgGGAGAATTCCAGCTTGGGCCGATCATCATCCATACGT GGATCTTTCTGAAAACCATTTCAACTTAAGCCTCAAAAACACGAAAAATCACAACTT TAATCAGTTCGCGTGCTGCCTCAATGAAACGGAAGA gGTTGCAAAGCGGAACCAAGTTGATTTGCATTGTAGGAATGGAGCTCAGTTAA ATGACCATTTGTATATAAACTGCGGTGGTGTGTCTGCATCAGTATACGGAAATGTCTATGAAGCTGATGTACAAGAAGAGGGTGGATCGACTTTCTTCATGAGTAATAATTTAAATTGGGGCTATAGTAGTATGGGAACCTCCTTATGGGCAAAACGTGACAGGTATACTCTAAATGATGTGTGCGAAGTTCATACTGGTGAGGCCGAATTGTATGGAACAGCACGTTTATCCTCAATCTCATTGAAATATTATGGATTTTGTTTGGTACCCGGTACGTACAAAGTGATTCTTCACTTTGCTGATATATCTAAGAGAAAACATAGACTTTCGCATGGCAAAACAAGGCGAGTCTTTGATATAGAAATCCAG GGAATAAAGGTGGAGCCAAACTTCAACATAGAAGCAGAAGGAGAAGGACAAGCTGTGAATGAGCCTATAACAAAGGAATATTCCGCTGAAGTGCATAACAATCTACTCGAGATTCACTTATACTGGTCTGGAAAAGGGTCAATCTTATACCCATCAGATAACTATGGGCCCCTTATATCTGCGATTACAGTAACTCTAG ATCAATCACATCTATCCCTTGGAGTGCTTGTTGGAATTTCAGGATCTGCATTACTTTTTCTAATATTGTTCATTGTTTTTTCCTCGATGTACCAAGAGAAATTACGTCGGGAAG AATCTATTGAATTCTACCCTGGAGGGCTTTACAACTATCGGAAAATTAAAGCTGCCacaaataattttgatgataaGAACCGGCTTGGTGAGGGAGGTTTTGGGACCGTCTACAAG GGCACTCTTTCGAATGGGGCTGCCATTGCAGTTAAAAAGTTATCGACAACAGAAGAAGGAATGAACGAGTTTATGGAAAAGAGTCGTAGAATAACTGGCATGAAACATCCAAATCTTGTAACACTAATGGGATGCTGTGCAGGAAAGAACAAATTTCTGTTTATCTATGAGTACATTGGAACTAAATCTCTTCAAGATGCATTATTCG GTCCAGAAGAACTTAGACCACCACTAGATTGGCCAACAAGATATAGAATTTGTCTTGGGGTAGCAGAAGGTTTATCTTTTCTTCACGAGGGGTCGAAACATAAAATTATACACGGGAATATTAAAGCAGAGAACATTCTTCTTGATGATGATCTGAATCCGAAGATATATGATTTTGGATTTGCAAAGATTTATCAGAAGCAAAAGTCAGAAGGAACAAT GTCATACCTCGCGCCTGAAGTTAAAAATCGTGCCTTAGAAGCCAACGCGGATGTGTATAGCTTTGGAGTTGTCATGCTTATACTTTTCAGCAGAAGGAGAATCAGTACCCCAGGGGCAGGTGGTGGTGACCGTGAATACCTCGTTGATCAG GCACAAATAATGAATCGGAAGGGACATCTATTGAATTTACTCGAAGATATACAGAATTGCGACTGGGTAGAAGCAGATATAGTTCTAAGATTAGCAATCCAGTGTATAGATACACCGCCATTCAGACCAACCATGTCTGAAGTCGTGGAGGTTTTAAGGAAAGAACGTTCAATCGAGACCATTTTGAACAAGTCAAAGGGTGATTGTTCTGCTGAAGAACAGCACTAA